In Cydia amplana chromosome 2, ilCydAmpl1.1, whole genome shotgun sequence, the following proteins share a genomic window:
- the LOC134657495 gene encoding protein toll-like has product MKRNLHKTAGEPVWLNLSNNLLRVIEVLPSDVKQCIEDASSTPSDTDVLARAPVQLKLNALTCDCGAYWLRESLRVCSMLELEDDVPCESVPVPARATLLAHGPDEILCPYDGFCLPECSCEKRPRDNATVVRCASALPQAPRWPPAVPDFPLALHVAPGILDAVPRLALVELHAPNNNISNIDEADIPETLRVLDVRNNSIAHITLAAAQLLGGEHATGKNRSVFLAGNQLTCNCADAPAFSLLKRVVLDWDTTQCVDKSYVSLKTKNELCASLLLPILFGVAVPLLTLVVAGLILQRLLPRLKQLLFKRNLCLRWILSANDKVNDPDKTHDVFLSYAYDDLERLNELKSGLEKLGYSTIEHCRDWQPGDAVMEQIARSVLCARRTLLLVSDNYAKSKWALEEFHAAHAHAMERRTARVLIVRCGLNKPEVLPSDLQLYLFNNTYLAWEDPKFWYKLYRVMPPLREDSKSMQLMLNNINPPTVFLKEDIKTNASFPQKKPFEHQLVIVRQPDTVPCAC; this is encoded by the exons ATGAAGAGAAACTTGCACAAGACGGCCGGCGAGCCGGTCTGGCTGAACCTGAGCAACAACTTGTTGCGCGTTATCGAAGTGTTACCCAGTGACGTCAAGCAATGCATAGAAGACGCATCTTCAACACCCAGCGATACCGATGTTCTTGCG CGAGCACCAGTGCAGTTAAAACTGAACGCACTGACGTGCGATTGCGGCGCTTACTGGCTGCGTGAGTCTCTGCGTGTCTGCTCAATGTTGGAGCTCGAAGACGACGTCCCATGCGAATCGGTGCCTGTGCCCGCACGCGCCACGCTACTCGCTCACGGACCTGATGAAATTCTCTGCCCGTATGACGGCTTCTGTTTGCCAG AGTGTTCGTGCGAAAAACGTCCACGCGACAACGCGACGGTAGTTAGGTGCGCGAGCGCGTTGCCACAGGCGCCTCGCTGGCCGCCGGCAGTACCAGACTTCCCGCTGGCGCTGCACGTGGCACCCGGTATACTAGACGCCGTGCCACGCCTCGCACTCGTCGAGCTCCATGCACCCAATAACAACATCTCCAACATTGACGAAGCGGACATACCTGAAACCCTGCGC gTATTAGACGTGCGTAATAACAGTATCGCACACATCACACTAGCCGCAGCTCAATTACTTGGTGGTGAACATGCTACAGGGAAGAACCGATCTGTGTTCCTCGCCGGAAACCAGTTAACATGCAATTGTGCTGATGCACCTGCGTTTAGCCTCCTGAAACGAGTG GTACTTGATTGGGATACAACACAGTGCGTGGATAAGAGTTATGTTTCTTTGAAAACGAAAAACGAGCTGTGTGCCAGTCTTCTGCTGCCGATACTGTTTGGTGTAGCAGTCCCGTTATTGACGTTGGTAGTGGCCGGTTTAATACTGCAACGTCTGTTGCCACGACTCAAGCAACTATTGTTTAAACGTAACCTATGCCTCCGCTGGATTCTCAGTGCTAACGACAAAGTTAACGACCCGGACAAGACGCATGATGTATTCCTGTCATATGCCTATGATGATCTTGAAAGGCTTAATGAACTAAAGAGTGGATTGGAGAAACTCGGGTACTCTACAATAGAACACTGTCGTGATTGGCAACCTGGGGACGCTGTGATGGAACAGATTGCCCGCTCGGTGCTGTGTGCTCGCCGCACACTTTTGCTAGTTTCAGATAACTACGCCAAGTCTAAGTGGGCGCTGGAAGAGTTCCACGCTGCCCACGCGCATGCGATGGAGCGCCGAACAGCACGGGTGCTGATAGTCCGTTGCGGTTTGAATAAACCTGAAGTACTGCCTTCGGATCTGCAGCTTTACCTCTTTAATAATACATACCTGGCTTGGGAAGACCCTAAATTTTGGTATAAGCTGTACCGCGTCATGCCTCCTCTGCGTGAAGACTCCAAATCTATGCAATTAATGCTTAATAATATAAATCCTCCAACTGTATTTTTGAAAGAAGATATAAAAACAAATGCTTCATTTCCACAGAAGAAACCGTTTGAACATCAGTTAGTAATCGTTCGACAGCCTGATACTGTCCCCTGCGCCTGTTGA
- the LOC134657916 gene encoding protein toll-like isoform X2, whose protein sequence is MLELRASVAPSKVLYAVPSLIVIRLATDAKISHIQLMWLRELDLSNNKLNGVTLAHSVAPLTRLQTLKANHNPLGSLCGGARNTFVRLYANLPQSLRRLELRSTHATRICYDWTFNNELMHIDLSYNEIGDLTYDELEMKRNLHKTAGEPVWLNLSNNLLRVIEVLPSDVKQCIEDASSTPSDTDVLARAPVQLKLNALTCDCGAYWLRESLRVCSMLELEDDVPCESVPVPARATLLAHGPDEILCPYDGFCLPECSCEKRPRDNATVVRCASALPQAPRWPPAVPDFPLALHVAPGILDAVPRLALVELHAPNNNISNIDEADIPETLRVLDVRNNSIAHITLAAAQLLGGEHATGKNRSVFLAGNQLTCNCADAPAFSLLKRVVLDWDTTQCVDKSYVSLKTKNELCASLLLPILFGVAVPLLTLVVAGLILQRLLPRLKQLLFKRNLCLRWILSANDKVNDPDKTHDVFLSYAYDDLERLNELKSGLEKLGYSTIEHCRDWQPGDAVMEQIARSVLCARRTLLLVSDNYAKSKWALEEFHAAHAHAMERRTARVLIVRCGLNKPEVLPSDLQLYLFNNTYLAWEDPKFWYKLYRVMPPLREDSKSMQLMLNNINPPTVFLKEDIKTNASFPQKKPFEHQLVIVRQPDTVPCAC, encoded by the exons ATGTTGGAGCTGCGAGCATCCGTGGCTCCTTCGAAGGTGCTGTATGCCGTCCCTTCACTAATTGTCATAAGACTGGCCACGGACGCGAAGATATCACATATACAGTTAATG TGGCTACGCGAGCTGGACTTGTCAAACAATAAGCTGAATGGAGTGACTCTTGCACATTCTGTGGCGCCTCTGACGCGGCTACAGACTCTGAAGGCCAACCACAACCCCCTGGGGTCGCTGTGTGGCGGGGCTCGTAATACGTTTGTACGAT TATACGCAAATTTGCCTCAGTCTTTGCGTCGTCTGGAATTACGAAGTACGCACGCGACTCGCATCTGCTATGATTGGACCTTCAACAACGAACTTATGCATATAGATCTCAGTTATAACGAAATAGGTGATCTAACG TACGATGAACTGGAAATGAAGAGAAACTTGCACAAGACGGCCGGCGAGCCGGTCTGGCTGAACCTGAGCAACAACTTGTTGCGCGTTATCGAAGTGTTACCCAGTGACGTCAAGCAATGCATAGAAGACGCATCTTCAACACCCAGCGATACCGATGTTCTTGCG CGAGCACCAGTGCAGTTAAAACTGAACGCACTGACGTGCGATTGCGGCGCTTACTGGCTGCGTGAGTCTCTGCGTGTCTGCTCAATGTTGGAGCTCGAAGACGACGTCCCATGCGAATCGGTGCCTGTGCCCGCACGCGCCACGCTACTCGCTCACGGACCTGATGAAATTCTCTGCCCGTATGACGGCTTCTGTTTGCCAG AGTGTTCGTGCGAAAAACGTCCACGCGACAACGCGACGGTAGTTAGGTGCGCGAGCGCGTTGCCACAGGCGCCTCGCTGGCCGCCGGCAGTACCAGACTTCCCGCTGGCGCTGCACGTGGCACCCGGTATACTAGACGCCGTGCCACGCCTCGCACTCGTCGAGCTCCATGCACCCAATAACAACATCTCCAACATTGACGAAGCGGACATACCTGAAACCCTGCGC GTATTAGACGTGCGTAATAACAGTATCGCACACATCACACTAGCCGCAGCTCAATTACTTGGTGGTGAACATGCTACAGGGAAGAACCGATCTGTGTTCCTCGCCGGAAACCAGTTAACATGCAATTGTGCTGATGCACCTGCGTTTAGCCTCCTGAAACGAGTG GTACTTGATTGGGATACAACACAGTGCGTGGATAAGAGTTATGTTTCTTTGAAAACGAAAAACGAGCTGTGTGCCAGTCTTCTGCTGCCGATACTGTTTGGTGTAGCAGTCCCGTTATTGACGTTGGTAGTGGCCGGTTTAATACTGCAACGTCTGTTGCCACGACTCAAGCAACTATTGTTTAAACGTAACCTATGCCTCCGCTGGATTCTCAGTGCTAACGACAAAGTTAACGACCCGGACAAGACGCATGATGTATTCCTGTCATATGCCTATGATGATCTTGAAAGGCTTAATGAACTAAAGAGTGGATTGGAGAAACTCGGGTACTCTACAATAGAACACTGTCGTGATTGGCAACCTGGGGACGCTGTGATGGAACAGATTGCCCGCTCGGTGCTGTGTGCTCGCCGCACACTTTTGCTAGTTTCAGATAACTACGCCAAGTCTAAGTGGGCGCTGGAAGAGTTCCACGCTGCCCACGCGCATGCGATGGAGCGCCGAACAGCACGGGTGCTGATAGTCCGTTGCGGTTTGAATAAACCTGAAGTACTGCCTTCGGATCTGCAGCTTTACCTCTTTAATAATACATACCTGGCTTGGGAAGACCCTAAATTTTGGTATAAGCTGTACCGCGTCATGCCTCCTCTGCGTGAAGACTCCAAATCTATGCAATTAATGCTTAATAATATAAATCCTCCAACTGTATTTTTGAAAGAAGATATAAAAACAAATGCTTCATTTCCACAGAAGAAACCGTTTGAACATCAGTTAGTAATCGTTCGACAGCCTGATACTGTCCCCTGCGCCTGTTGA
- the LOC134657916 gene encoding protein toll-like isoform X1, producing MLWVLGFMGFVANVGAASIRGSFEGAVCRPFTNCHKTGHGREDITYTVNGHAIILDFLDGHHFRLRCDSNRSGALLLSDDSEMPAMTRHVTVEEAAFNQCVIPHSTYYDALKAFNVTVTKTLFLKVPAEPRLEIRHLQGLQITNLEITAVDPTKPPRPSFDFLDEVPGLRTLKLTDVVLEPKTLSRLPISLQILNIVNARLPAAESALRNGSSSAPRWVERLLSLRALYLAESSASLAESPGARLTPPQLTSLTNLTNVALSNVPLDTRLESGLTSWLKGSTVKDLRLQSCGLTELPSSMFEGTNIRKVILAYNNLTSLPNGVFFPLQWLRELDLSNNKLNGVTLAHSVAPLTRLQTLKANHNPLGSLCGGARNTFVRLYANLPQSLRRLELRSTHATRICYDWTFNNELMHIDLSYNEIGDLTYDELEMKRNLHKTAGEPVWLNLSNNLLRVIEVLPSDVKQCIEDASSTPSDTDVLARAPVQLKLNALTCDCGAYWLRESLRVCSMLELEDDVPCESVPVPARATLLAHGPDEILCPYDGFCLPECSCEKRPRDNATVVRCASALPQAPRWPPAVPDFPLALHVAPGILDAVPRLALVELHAPNNNISNIDEADIPETLRVLDVRNNSIAHITLAAAQLLGGEHATGKNRSVFLAGNQLTCNCADAPAFSLLKRVVLDWDTTQCVDKSYVSLKTKNELCASLLLPILFGVAVPLLTLVVAGLILQRLLPRLKQLLFKRNLCLRWILSANDKVNDPDKTHDVFLSYAYDDLERLNELKSGLEKLGYSTIEHCRDWQPGDAVMEQIARSVLCARRTLLLVSDNYAKSKWALEEFHAAHAHAMERRTARVLIVRCGLNKPEVLPSDLQLYLFNNTYLAWEDPKFWYKLYRVMPPLREDSKSMQLMLNNINPPTVFLKEDIKTNASFPQKKPFEHQLVIVRQPDTVPCAC from the exons ATGCTTTGGGTGCTTGGGTTCATGGGGTTTGTTGCCAATGTTGGAGCTGCGAGCATCCGTGGCTCCTTCGAAGGTGCTGTATGCCGTCCCTTCACTAATTGTCATAAGACTGGCCACGGACGCGAAGATATCACATATACAGTTAATG GCCATGCAATAATCTTGGATTTCCTAGACGGACATCATTTTAGACTAAGATGTGACAGTAACCGCAGTGGCGCCTTGTTGTTATCGGACGACTCTGAAATGCCGGCTATGACACGGCATGTGACCGTGGAGGAAGCAGCATTCAACCAGTGTGTGATTCCTCATAGCACGTATTACGATGCATTGAAGGCATTTAATGTCACCGTGACTAAAACGCTTTTTCTAAAAGTGCCCGCAGAACCTAGATTGGAAATCCGTCACTTACAGGGCTTGCAAATAACAAACCTTGAGATTACTGCAGTCGATCCAACGAAACCGCCGCGTCCTTCGTTTGACTTCCTAGATGAGGTGCCTGGATTGCGGACGCTGAAGCTTACCGATGTGGTTCTGGAACCAAAAACACTTAGCCGATTACCAATCTCACTTCAGATCCTAAATATTGTAAATGCGAGGCTTCCCGCCGCAGAGAGCGCCCTACGCAACGGCAGCAGCAGTGCGCCGCGTTGGGTTGAACGACTACTTTCGCTCCGTGCTTTGTACCTAGCGGAATCCTCGGCGAGTTTAGCTGAGTCTCCAGGGGCAAGACTCACACCACCTCAACTGACCTCACTGACTAATCTGACAAACGTAGCTCTAAGCAACGTGCCACTGGATACACGGCTTGAGAGTGGGCTGACTAGTTGGCTTAAAGGTTCTACTGTTAAGGATCTGCGATTGCAATCATGTGGACTAACAGAACTGCCAAGCTCAATGTTTGAGGGCACAAACATAAGAAAAGTTATCCTCGCCTACAATAACCTCACGTCTTTACCAAA TGGCGTGTTCTTTCCGCTGCAGTGGCTACGCGAGCTGGACTTGTCAAACAATAAGCTGAATGGAGTGACTCTTGCACATTCTGTGGCGCCTCTGACGCGGCTACAGACTCTGAAGGCCAACCACAACCCCCTGGGGTCGCTGTGTGGCGGGGCTCGTAATACGTTTGTACGAT TATACGCAAATTTGCCTCAGTCTTTGCGTCGTCTGGAATTACGAAGTACGCACGCGACTCGCATCTGCTATGATTGGACCTTCAACAACGAACTTATGCATATAGATCTCAGTTATAACGAAATAGGTGATCTAACG TACGATGAACTGGAAATGAAGAGAAACTTGCACAAGACGGCCGGCGAGCCGGTCTGGCTGAACCTGAGCAACAACTTGTTGCGCGTTATCGAAGTGTTACCCAGTGACGTCAAGCAATGCATAGAAGACGCATCTTCAACACCCAGCGATACCGATGTTCTTGCG CGAGCACCAGTGCAGTTAAAACTGAACGCACTGACGTGCGATTGCGGCGCTTACTGGCTGCGTGAGTCTCTGCGTGTCTGCTCAATGTTGGAGCTCGAAGACGACGTCCCATGCGAATCGGTGCCTGTGCCCGCACGCGCCACGCTACTCGCTCACGGACCTGATGAAATTCTCTGCCCGTATGACGGCTTCTGTTTGCCAG AGTGTTCGTGCGAAAAACGTCCACGCGACAACGCGACGGTAGTTAGGTGCGCGAGCGCGTTGCCACAGGCGCCTCGCTGGCCGCCGGCAGTACCAGACTTCCCGCTGGCGCTGCACGTGGCACCCGGTATACTAGACGCCGTGCCACGCCTCGCACTCGTCGAGCTCCATGCACCCAATAACAACATCTCCAACATTGACGAAGCGGACATACCTGAAACCCTGCGC GTATTAGACGTGCGTAATAACAGTATCGCACACATCACACTAGCCGCAGCTCAATTACTTGGTGGTGAACATGCTACAGGGAAGAACCGATCTGTGTTCCTCGCCGGAAACCAGTTAACATGCAATTGTGCTGATGCACCTGCGTTTAGCCTCCTGAAACGAGTG GTACTTGATTGGGATACAACACAGTGCGTGGATAAGAGTTATGTTTCTTTGAAAACGAAAAACGAGCTGTGTGCCAGTCTTCTGCTGCCGATACTGTTTGGTGTAGCAGTCCCGTTATTGACGTTGGTAGTGGCCGGTTTAATACTGCAACGTCTGTTGCCACGACTCAAGCAACTATTGTTTAAACGTAACCTATGCCTCCGCTGGATTCTCAGTGCTAACGACAAAGTTAACGACCCGGACAAGACGCATGATGTATTCCTGTCATATGCCTATGATGATCTTGAAAGGCTTAATGAACTAAAGAGTGGATTGGAGAAACTCGGGTACTCTACAATAGAACACTGTCGTGATTGGCAACCTGGGGACGCTGTGATGGAACAGATTGCCCGCTCGGTGCTGTGTGCTCGCCGCACACTTTTGCTAGTTTCAGATAACTACGCCAAGTCTAAGTGGGCGCTGGAAGAGTTCCACGCTGCCCACGCGCATGCGATGGAGCGCCGAACAGCACGGGTGCTGATAGTCCGTTGCGGTTTGAATAAACCTGAAGTACTGCCTTCGGATCTGCAGCTTTACCTCTTTAATAATACATACCTGGCTTGGGAAGACCCTAAATTTTGGTATAAGCTGTACCGCGTCATGCCTCCTCTGCGTGAAGACTCCAAATCTATGCAATTAATGCTTAATAATATAAATCCTCCAACTGTATTTTTGAAAGAAGATATAAAAACAAATGCTTCATTTCCACAGAAGAAACCGTTTGAACATCAGTTAGTAATCGTTCGACAGCCTGATACTGTCCCCTGCGCCTGTTGA
- the LOC134657485 gene encoding protein toll-like, producing the protein MKYLWKKLLVQVAMLVCLVTTSESEAVLIHPKCKTAANCREQANQSGTKYYYDVKGSIGQNAKQQVKVEWEMEKKALSICCNCRPGSHGLAVDDTALPAMPRPTVIKSLEFVGCLVPNVSYNDAIKALNITFSCNDCDLKLFALPAEPRLEGYHLKGLVLNKLTITGLSENSATRPKKDFLNELKELKNLELKDGVELEEEIQTLLPKSLEALLLFNTHLLLPPPVNATEKHNQSHWLQRLPSLKYLRIAEKNTKLLKRPVVLPPLAYFPKLNTLLLMDILLAPIPDNVKWLKDSNLRNLMIMDCGLEKIPHDFFEGANITRIYLKNTTLGSLPDDVFAPLESSLHELDLSHNQLKGRDLVRAVQSLKQLKILKVNNNPLGSLCGSGQYYYKVESGLPKNLRRLELRNTNATRICSDWTENDCLTEIFLDKNNIQFLWYSNLKMRRAENKPVKLSMKNNNNNKNPLQIIINKSDFDQCRNESLSRNGGTRKRVQVNLILNSLACDCNAYWLRELLRSCSLFTPEEPNHVKCTTPSGLAELLDHDPQSLTCSYNGPCPTGCSCVKRQPDNATVVRCAGALPPAPSWPPGTPGYPVALHVAPGTLTAVPRLKLVELHAPNNKITNIYKEDIPDTLRVLDVRNNSIARITSAAAKTLLNLSKHVDYKVSLAGNPLACECEDEYAIASLQRAKITDWNTTQCVDRHYVVDKRKLCNDKMLPTSLGVIGALFILTLTALFFLCLRPRINQFLFNHGMCLKYVLKVKDDADDPMKTHDVFISYAYKDLEFAKKLIEKLERYGNTTIEHCRDWLPGETVIRQITDSVMRARRTLLLVSDNYAESKWALEEFHAAHAHAMEHGSARVIVVLCELQSLKKLPEELQLYLKHNTYLDWSDHYFWDKLRRVMPQPRVVPSSVIEQSLHDKPVPPSQEIIADPALLLSRLSLDNDLPLSKLVLVAPVHQSHDSPQESSAKDSPVTPVVTEPPQLGINDRASFCSVNVSTLPSNILRELPAPVFHVAVPSAC; encoded by the exons ATGAAATACTTATGGAAGAAGCTGCTAGTACAGGTAGCGATGCTAGTATGCTTGGTAACAACGTCTGAATCGGAAGCTGTGCTGATACACCCAAAGTGCAAAACTGCCGCCAACTGCCGAGAACAAGCAAATCAATCTGGGACTAAATATTATTACGATGTAAAAGGATCAATAGGACAGAACG CCAAGCAGCAAGTAAAAGTGGAATGGGAAATGGAGAAGAAGGCATTGTCGATATGTTGCAACTGCCGTCCTGGTAGTCACGGGCTGGCAGTCGATGATACTGCTTTGCCGGCAATGCCGAGGCCCACAGTCATAAAATCCTTAGAATTTGTCGGCTGTTTGGTTCCCAACGTCTCATACAACGATGCAATAAAAGCACTTAACATTACATTCTCATGCAATGATTGTGACCTTAAATTGTTTGCGTTACCTGCGGAACCACGCCTAGAAGGCTACCATCTGAAAGGACTGGTATTAAATAAGCTTACAATTACTGGTTTGTCGGAAAATTCAGCCACGCGCCCTAAGAAGGATTTTCTAAATGAATTGAAAGAATTGAAAAATTTAGAGCTTAAAGATGGCGTGGAACTTGAGGAGGAGATTCAAACACTTCTACCAAAATCACTTGAAGCACTATTGCTGTTTAACACTCATCTGCTGCTGCCGCCGCCTGTAAATGCAACGGAAAAACACAACCAAAGTCACTGGCTGCAACGGCTGCCCTCTTTGAAATATCTTAGAATAGCGGAAAAAAACACTAAACTACTGAAAAGACCGGTGGTACTACCGCCACTGGCCTATTTTCCCAAACTAAATACCTTGTTATTGATGGATATTTTACTAGCACCAATTCCTGATAATGTAAAATGGCTGAAAGACTCGAATCTGCGAAATCTCATGATTATGGATTGTGGACTAGAAAAGATACCGCATGATTTCTTCGAAGGTGCCAATATAACTAGAATTTACCTTAAGAACACAACATTGGGATCTTTGCCAGA TGACGTGTTTGCTCCTCTAGAGtcaagtttacatgaattagaCCTTTCACACAACCAATTGAAAGGACGAGACCTGGTGCGCGCCGTACAGTCGCTGAAGCAGCTTAAGATTCTGAAGGTCAACAACAACCCTCTGGGCTCGCTCTGTGGATCTGGCCAATATTATTATAAGG TTGAATCAGGGTTGCCAAAGAATTTGCGTCGCTTGGAACTGCGCAACACTAATGCGACGAGAATCTGCAGTGATTGGACCGAGAATGACTGCCTCACTGAAATATTTCTTGACAAGAATAACATCCAATTTTTATGG taCAGCAATTTGAAAATGAGACGCGCTGAGAATAAGCCAGTAAAGCTTAGtatgaaaaataataacaataacaaaaaccCATTGCAAATTATCATCAACAAAAGCGACTTCGATCAATGTCGGAACGAAAGTTTATCTCGAAATGGTGGAACTCGTAAG CGCGTACAAGTTAACCTAATACTGAACTCTTTGGCATGCGACTGTAATGCGTACTGGCTTCGCGAGTTGCTGCGCAGTTGCTCGCTATTTACGCCAGAGGAGCCTAATCATGTAAAGTGCACGACGCCGTCCGGACTAGCAGAGCTACTCGACCACGACCCTCAAAGCTTGACTTGCTCGTACAATGGTCCCTGCCCTACAG GATGTTCGTGCGTAAAACGGCAGCCCGACAACGCGACGGTGGTGCGGTGTGCGGGTGCGCTGCCACCGGCTCCAAGCTGGCCGCCGGGTACACCTGGCTACCCGGTAGCGCTGCACGTTGCGCCCGGGACGCTGACTGCCGTGCCGCGCCTCAAGCTAGTGGAACTGCATGCCCCTAATAACAAAATAACCAACATTTATAAAGAGGACATACCTGATACCTTGCgt GTCCTCGACGTGCGCAACAACAGCATCGCGCGCATCACATCGGCGGCAGCGAAGACGCTCCTGAATCTGAGCAAACATGTCGACTACAAGGTGTCGCTTGCCGGCAACCCGCTCGCCTGTGAGTGCGAAGACGAATACGCGATCGCGTCGCTTCAACGTGCCAAG ATAACGGATTGGAATACGACGCAGTGTGTTGACCGTCACTATGTTGTTGATAAGAGGAAACTATGTAATGATAAAATGCTTCCGACATCGCTGGGAGTCATAGGCGCTTTGTTTATTCTGACATTAACAGCACTATTTTTTCTCTGTTTACGGCCGCGCATTAATCAGTTCCTTTTTAATCATGGTATGTGCTTGAAATATGTGCTGAAAGTTAAAGATGACGCCGATGATCCCATGAAAACACACGACGTGTTCATATCGTATGCTTATAAAGATTTGGAGTTTGCCAAAAAATTGATCGAAAAACTTGAAAGGTACGGTAACACCACCATAGAACACTGCCGTGATTGGCTTCCAGGAGAAACAGTGATTCGGCAGATTACTGACTCCGTAATGCGTGCACGGCGAACTCTGCTGCTTGTGTCCGATAACTATGCTGAATCAAAGTGGGCTCTAGAAGAGTTCCATGCCGCGCATGCACATGCTATGGAGCATGGCTCAGCTCGCGTGATAGTAGTACTATGTGAATTACAATCGCTTAAGAAATTACCAGAGGAACTTCAACTTTATCTTAAACATAACACGTATCTTGACTGGAGTGATCATTACTTCTGGGACAAGCTGCGGCGAGTCATGCCCCAGCCACGGGTTGTCCCATCGTCTGTAATAGAACAATCATTGCACGATAAACCAGTCCCACCTTCCCAAGAAATAATTGCCGATCCTGCCTTGTTGTTATCACGGTTATCTTTGGATAATGACCTACCACTTTCTAAGCTGGTGCTAGTCGCACCCGTACATCAATCTCATGATAGCCCGCAGGAGTCGTCAGCAAAAGATTCGCCCGTAACCCCAGTGGTGACAGAACCCCCACAACTTGGTATCAATGACAGAGCAAGTTTCTGTAGTGTTAATGTATCAACTCTTCCGTCGAATATCCTCCGGGAATTGCCAGCCCCTGTGTTTCACGTCGCTGTACCCAGCGCTTGTtag